The Candidatus Sysuiplasma jiujiangense genome includes a window with the following:
- a CDS encoding DUF835 domain-containing protein: MPVSRSPVIVQPNKDPLLEFENHRIISGEVYLVEEQKPKLFFEFCSEAGLQGTKILLITRVYPERIRADYSIGNSAIIWLTHVIGRDYIEPTQTNLILKRITAFMKENAPCIIMLDGIEYLINQNNFDLVIGFLNHIRDLVIINNSVLMISVDPQTLDKRELALVERGMTIIKSGESEGRAGAVLTLESGSVKVMRSPSSKV, from the coding sequence TTGCCAGTGTCCCGATCGCCGGTAATAGTGCAGCCGAACAAGGATCCGTTGCTTGAATTTGAAAATCATAGAATCATTTCCGGGGAAGTATACCTGGTTGAAGAGCAGAAGCCTAAACTCTTTTTTGAATTCTGTTCTGAAGCCGGTCTCCAGGGAACAAAGATATTGCTCATAACACGCGTCTATCCTGAAAGGATCAGGGCAGATTACAGCATCGGAAATTCGGCCATAATCTGGCTCACCCATGTTATCGGCAGAGATTACATAGAACCTACCCAGACAAATCTGATCCTCAAGAGGATCACCGCCTTCATGAAGGAAAATGCGCCCTGCATAATAATGCTTGACGGAATAGAATATCTCATCAATCAGAACAATTTTGATCTCGTGATAGGCTTCCTTAATCATATCAGGGACCTGGTAATCATCAATAATTCAGTCCTGATGATATCAGTGGACCCTCAGACACTCGATAAGAGGGAGCTGGCGCTCGTGGAGAGAGGGATGACCATTATCAAATCAGGTGAATCGGAAGGAAGGGCAGGTGCAGTGTTGACGCTTGAGTCGGGAAGCGTAAAGGTAATGCGCAGCCCTTCCTCGAAGGTATAA
- the rpsB gene encoding 30S ribosomal protein S2, with amino-acid sequence MIGEQTQIATDLLIPEDVYLTSGVHIGTQQKSADMKSFIFKIRSDGLYVLDVKQTDSRLRIASKFLSRFEPSNILVVSARQYGQKPSKLFGDRIGAKTFPGRFVPGTMTNPNLPEFTEPEVLFVTDPAADQQALHEALNIGIPIMGLCDANNETRNVDIVIPTNNKGRRALACIYWLLTREVLKARGTVKSDEEFTPTIDDYEATI; translated from the coding sequence ATGATAGGTGAGCAGACCCAGATCGCAACAGATCTTCTGATACCTGAAGACGTCTACCTTACGTCAGGTGTTCACATTGGAACGCAGCAGAAGAGCGCGGATATGAAGTCGTTCATCTTCAAGATCAGGAGCGACGGTCTTTATGTTCTGGATGTAAAGCAGACTGACTCCAGGCTTAGGATCGCCTCTAAATTTCTTTCCAGATTCGAGCCTTCAAACATACTTGTGGTATCGGCACGGCAGTATGGCCAGAAGCCGTCAAAACTCTTTGGCGACAGGATTGGCGCAAAAACATTTCCGGGCAGGTTTGTACCCGGCACCATGACGAATCCCAATCTTCCCGAATTCACGGAACCCGAAGTGCTCTTCGTCACCGATCCTGCTGCCGATCAGCAGGCGCTGCATGAAGCGCTCAACATCGGCATACCCATCATGGGTTTGTGCGATGCAAACAACGAGACCAGAAACGTCGATATAGTCATTCCGACCAATAACAAGGGAAGGAGGGCGCTCGCGTGCATTTACTGGCTACTCACCAGGGAAGTGCTAAAGGCAAGAGGAACTGTAAAATCAGATGAGGAGTTCACTCCCACGATAGACGACTACGAAGCGACCATCTGA
- a CDS encoding DNA-directed RNA polymerase subunit K — protein MQYTRFERARIIGARALQISMGAPILIEVPRELIDPVDISMLEFSKNLIPMTVRRKKNN, from the coding sequence ATGCAGTACACGAGATTTGAAAGAGCAAGAATAATCGGAGCAAGGGCACTTCAAATATCGATGGGCGCACCGATATTGATTGAGGTCCCCCGGGAGCTTATCGATCCTGTTGACATTTCAATGCTCGAGTTCAGCAAAAACTTAATACCGATGACAGTTAGACGGAAGAAGAACAATTAA
- a CDS encoding acyl-CoA dehydrogenase family protein, translating into MNFELNEEQKLLLSTVRDFAEREVRPIASDIEETMHFPVELIPKMSQIGLMGMQVPQELGGSDLDTVSYALAIEELARISASVSIIVSVHNSLVLHPFLKYGNGGQKMKYVTELAAGRRLGAYCITEATAGSDVSNERSTAVKHGKSYILNGEKLYITNGEKADTFFVMARTGHSDRTHSLSAFIVERDFPGFRVSAPEKKMGLNASGTVSVKMDNCEVPEENLLGTEGMGMKIALSTLDAGRIGVAAQSLGIAQGSLEAAIDYSKQREQFGKRISEFQAIQWMIADMATRIEASRLLLYKAACLKDKGMDFSLLASMAKLYASETANMAADRAVQIHGGLGYIRGTPVERFYRDARVTEIYEGTSEIQRLVISRKMLQ; encoded by the coding sequence ATGAATTTCGAACTCAATGAGGAACAGAAGCTGCTGCTTTCAACTGTTCGTGATTTTGCTGAAAGAGAGGTAAGGCCCATCGCCTCCGATATCGAGGAAACAATGCACTTTCCCGTAGAGCTGATTCCTAAAATGTCTCAAATTGGTCTCATGGGAATGCAGGTCCCGCAGGAACTCGGCGGGAGCGATCTGGATACCGTTAGTTATGCACTTGCTATAGAGGAACTGGCAAGGATAAGTGCTTCCGTGTCGATAATCGTTTCAGTGCATAACTCGCTCGTCCTGCATCCCTTTCTGAAGTACGGCAACGGGGGACAGAAGATGAAGTATGTTACTGAGCTGGCGGCAGGCAGGAGGCTTGGTGCATACTGCATCACGGAGGCAACTGCAGGATCTGACGTTTCAAATGAGAGGTCGACTGCGGTAAAACACGGGAAGAGTTATATCCTCAATGGTGAGAAACTCTATATTACAAATGGTGAAAAGGCAGACACATTTTTTGTTATGGCAAGGACCGGGCATTCCGACAGGACACACAGCTTGAGTGCTTTCATAGTGGAAAGGGATTTTCCCGGTTTTAGAGTATCTGCCCCTGAGAAGAAAATGGGGCTCAATGCATCCGGCACGGTTTCTGTGAAGATGGACAACTGTGAGGTTCCTGAAGAGAATCTGCTTGGAACAGAGGGAATGGGAATGAAGATTGCCCTTTCCACGCTTGATGCCGGCAGGATAGGCGTGGCGGCACAAAGTCTGGGCATCGCTCAGGGATCGCTGGAGGCAGCGATAGATTATTCAAAACAGAGGGAGCAGTTCGGCAAACGGATTTCGGAATTTCAGGCAATCCAGTGGATGATTGCCGATATGGCTACAAGGATAGAAGCATCCAGACTCCTGCTTTACAAGGCCGCCTGCCTGAAGGATAAGGGAATGGATTTCTCCCTGCTCGCGTCCATGGCAAAACTATACGCTTCGGAAACAGCGAATATGGCGGCCGACAGGGCTGTTCAGATACATGGCGGCCTTGGCTATATAAGGGGAACACCGGTAGAGCGATTCTACCGTGACGCACGGGTGACGGAGATATATGAAGGCACAAGTGAGATACAGCGCCTTGTAATCTCAAGAAAAATGCTCCAGTGA
- a CDS encoding Lrp/AsnC family transcriptional regulator encodes MDDTGPDKLDRSILHSLQQNARKSYRDIARELGVSLNTVSSRIRKMEEQGTIRGYSALVDPSKAGYDMTAIIGIQISKGKLMEVQKKISADRHISAVYDVTGEWDSIIIARFTSRYDLNSFIKRILTTEYIERTLTQVVLNTVKETYELPV; translated from the coding sequence ATGGACGATACAGGACCTGACAAACTCGATCGTTCTATACTTCATTCGCTTCAACAGAATGCACGGAAGAGTTACAGGGATATAGCCAGGGAACTTGGTGTTTCGCTTAATACCGTTTCATCGAGGATCAGGAAAATGGAAGAGCAGGGCACAATAAGGGGGTATTCAGCACTTGTTGATCCTTCGAAGGCCGGCTATGACATGACAGCAATAATCGGAATACAGATTTCAAAGGGTAAACTGATGGAGGTTCAGAAGAAGATTTCAGCCGACAGGCATATTTCGGCGGTTTATGACGTAACAGGCGAATGGGACTCCATCATAATTGCGAGGTTTACGAGCAGATACGATCTGAATTCCTTCATAAAGAGAATACTCACAACAGAGTATATCGAGAGGACGCTGACACAGGTCGTCCTTAACACTGTGAAGGAAACTTATGAGCTGCCTGTTTGA
- the amrB gene encoding AmmeMemoRadiSam system protein B — protein MRFPAVSGTFYDADPAKLRKDIRRCFLSGRGPGELPDEHNRGSSRKIRGMVVPHAGYVYSGEIAAHAYLELWKDGIPETIVVIGPNHYSDWPATALSSENYLTPFGEVGVDMHTSKMLEGGYIQFDDISQASEHSIEVQLPFLQFLSGDFEFLPVCMGAQNVDTAISLGSRIAGVLKGKDAVIIASSDFSHYVPAASAQVKDMKAIESILALDPVRLVKTVIGERITMCGYGPVAAMLSAVDSTKGTLLSYGHSGQVEPMENVVGYGAIKIE, from the coding sequence ATGAGATTTCCTGCAGTTTCCGGAACGTTTTATGATGCCGACCCTGCCAAATTGAGGAAAGACATCAGAAGGTGCTTTCTCTCGGGCCGGGGACCCGGCGAGCTTCCAGATGAGCATAACAGAGGCAGCAGCAGAAAGATCAGGGGAATGGTCGTTCCGCATGCCGGCTACGTGTACTCCGGGGAAATAGCTGCCCATGCATATCTTGAGCTCTGGAAGGATGGCATTCCTGAGACAATAGTCGTCATTGGTCCAAACCACTATTCGGACTGGCCGGCAACGGCACTGTCGAGCGAGAACTACCTTACGCCTTTTGGTGAGGTCGGAGTGGACATGCATACATCAAAAATGCTGGAAGGCGGGTATATTCAGTTCGATGACATATCCCAGGCATCCGAACATTCCATAGAGGTTCAGCTTCCGTTCCTGCAGTTTTTATCGGGCGATTTTGAATTTTTACCAGTATGCATGGGAGCGCAGAATGTGGACACCGCAATTTCGCTTGGGTCAAGAATTGCCGGAGTACTGAAAGGGAAGGATGCCGTAATCATTGCATCCAGTGATTTCTCTCACTATGTGCCTGCAGCCTCTGCTCAGGTGAAAGACATGAAGGCGATAGAATCGATACTTGCCCTCGATCCTGTCAGACTCGTCAAAACAGTCATCGGTGAAAGAATAACCATGTGTGGTTACGGTCCCGTTGCAGCAATGCTTTCAGCCGTGGATTCAACCAAGGGAACACTTCTCTCCTATGGCCATTCCGGCCAGGTCGAACCAATGGAAAATGTTGTCGGATACGGCGCAATAAAAATAGAGTGA
- a CDS encoding ArsR family transcriptional regulator has protein sequence MDKDPLSLATRRKIFELISQKPGSYAREIERELSLQFGVIQYHLSVLEEMKILTSVDDGFRKRYYVSGEVSRYDREMLSVLKLKTPRRIVLFLVQNGDSSFEDILSQFDFSKSALSFHLKRLLRSRIVSENVSGSGTTYGIINRDEIIRVLITYRSSFVDNLVDSFIDSWLRL, from the coding sequence ATGGATAAAGATCCCCTGTCTCTTGCCACGAGACGAAAAATATTCGAACTTATAAGCCAAAAACCGGGGAGTTATGCAAGGGAAATCGAAAGAGAACTTTCACTTCAATTTGGCGTGATACAGTATCACCTGAGTGTCCTGGAAGAGATGAAGATTTTGACCTCCGTGGATGACGGCTTCAGGAAGAGATACTATGTCTCCGGGGAAGTGAGCAGATATGACAGGGAGATGCTTTCCGTTCTGAAACTGAAGACGCCAAGACGTATCGTGTTATTCCTTGTCCAGAATGGAGACAGCTCGTTCGAAGATATCCTTTCACAATTTGATTTTTCAAAGAGCGCACTTTCATTCCACCTGAAAAGGCTCCTTCGGAGCAGAATAGTAAGTGAGAATGTCTCCGGAAGCGGCACCACTTACGGGATAATCAACAGGGATGAGATTATAAGAGTGCTTATAACATACAGATCGTCCTTTGTGGATAACCTTGTCGACAGCTTCATTGATTCCTGGCTCAGGCTCTGA
- a CDS encoding acetyl ornithine aminotransferase family protein, producing the protein MPKVPDIKIEPPGPAAREIIAKDDSYVATTTKSLQIVAKRARGLDVEDVDGNMFLDFSSGISVLNVGHCHPRIVEAVKRQSGELMHFAGTDFYYDIQASLAQRLSEVTPGTYEKKTFFSNSGTESVEAAIKIARWSTRRSRMIAFIGAFHGRTMGSLSLTASKPVQQQRFFPGVPGVTHLPFAYCYRCPYHLEYPSCDLWCAKTLEETYFSTFVPPDEVAALFGEPVQGEGGYVVPPKEFYPTIHKIIKKHGILFADDEVQAGLGRTGRMWGIENWGIQPDIMSMSKSLGSGIPIAATVFRKELDFGVEGSHSNTFGGNLVGCAASLATLDVIKDERLVENSAKMGEYFRKRLAELQEKHEIIGDVRGLGLMIAVEFVRNRKTKEFAVKERDDIINGAFKRGLILLGCGKSGVRLIPSLNVTKEQIDTATEIIDSSISAVVD; encoded by the coding sequence ATGCCAAAGGTTCCCGATATCAAAATTGAGCCCCCGGGCCCTGCCGCCAGGGAGATAATAGCCAAAGACGACAGCTATGTTGCGACCACCACCAAATCGCTGCAGATTGTCGCCAAACGGGCCAGGGGACTTGATGTCGAGGATGTGGATGGAAATATGTTCCTGGACTTTTCCAGCGGAATAAGTGTGCTTAACGTAGGGCACTGTCATCCCAGGATTGTAGAAGCAGTCAAGAGGCAGTCCGGGGAACTGATGCATTTTGCAGGAACGGATTTTTATTATGATATCCAGGCTTCACTCGCCCAGAGACTTTCGGAAGTAACTCCAGGCACGTATGAAAAGAAGACGTTTTTCAGCAACAGTGGGACCGAATCCGTAGAGGCGGCAATCAAAATCGCACGCTGGTCCACCCGCAGATCTAGAATGATCGCATTTATCGGTGCGTTTCATGGAAGGACAATGGGCTCGCTGTCATTGACAGCCAGCAAGCCCGTTCAGCAGCAGAGGTTTTTTCCTGGCGTGCCGGGAGTGACACACCTCCCTTTCGCATACTGTTACAGATGCCCATACCATCTGGAGTATCCTTCCTGTGATCTTTGGTGTGCAAAAACGCTTGAGGAGACATACTTCAGCACATTTGTACCTCCAGACGAGGTTGCGGCGCTATTTGGCGAACCCGTCCAGGGGGAGGGTGGATATGTGGTTCCGCCAAAGGAATTTTACCCTACCATACACAAAATCATCAAGAAACACGGAATTCTCTTTGCTGATGATGAGGTCCAGGCGGGGCTTGGAAGAACAGGGAGGATGTGGGGAATAGAAAACTGGGGCATACAGCCGGATATAATGTCAATGTCGAAGTCCCTGGGATCCGGGATACCCATTGCCGCCACCGTCTTCAGGAAAGAACTTGATTTCGGTGTGGAGGGATCTCATTCGAACACCTTCGGAGGAAATCTGGTGGGCTGTGCCGCGTCTCTTGCAACACTCGATGTAATTAAGGACGAAAGGCTCGTAGAGAATTCCGCAAAGATGGGCGAATATTTCAGGAAGAGACTGGCTGAGCTTCAGGAGAAACATGAAATAATAGGTGATGTCAGGGGCCTCGGTCTGATGATAGCAGTCGAATTTGTCCGAAACAGAAAGACAAAGGAATTCGCTGTCAAGGAGAGGGACGACATCATCAATGGAGCGTTCAAGAGGGGACTGATACTGCTTGGCTGCGGCAAGTCAGGCGTCAGGCTGATACCTTCTCTGAACGTTACAAAAGAGCAGATTGATACAGCAACAGAAATAATCGACTCGTCGATTAGTGCCGTTGTAGACTGA